The Anabaena sp. WA102 genome contains a region encoding:
- a CDS encoding DUF1796 family putative cysteine peptidase, with the protein MYQFQVSASTQTGESIGIVGSTPELGLWDITKCVHLRTSGDCYPLWWTDQEIDIQSSDNCQRVEYKYVRIDAKGRGQWEAIGANRWLPINSEEQSRTIVVDDGAYGYLQPYPFGYFRDVTDNKPIAKESDGLKIVVIGSSVSLGYKAWLLRGWAWLLAEDLQQKYGHQVINLSESGANVSRTIARFASVVTPEQPDIVIIALSLGNEGLAYCPPHERRAVQRRFESGLQQLVKMTRKLGARPILGGVYPNGDFSPEHHWLLKDTHNRMLNWGVPVLDWLAPLDNGQGRWQEGISFDPSHPNTIGHNLMYEAIDLRFFQIEKDELAKEKQRFWQPNEVPIYLDNAGFYICASIEDKSLRIKNPSKYSYTIAAYWQELQTVLQNKAGLIPGIYIAKNTEPGILPFFAVQENGTISTTLNIPPGADLEYSAAFNLFAPNNSQVLFYDGHLGILQKDEHHIWIINESDNEYNIQPMWTEIRKALKAIPSGVYEDPLQPDAPFRTMMIGKHGLESRVKAPPKSAVFLEYKCKLSDISRVAILPLGDRCAVRMMLYKMEYDGPAFPFDLTRTTKIADIADIIENRFYDMWNPHLLHYNSEEHRIYHSKWGGLSFAHEVEDTEDPVNDMSPIHERMRVRYTARSERFWYALDHCDEVLFIRTGIADRGGVIDLLNKLEKQSQGKPFQLLIISPQSADEFSNLSNVLHYNFEFNPDRMYDDLGHWMYCTDVMKGILESLGVSSKNLFWCPPNPPKG; encoded by the coding sequence ATGTATCAATTCCAGGTTAGTGCTTCCACACAAACTGGTGAATCCATTGGTATCGTCGGTTCTACTCCCGAATTGGGATTGTGGGATATTACCAAATGTGTTCATCTTCGGACAAGTGGCGATTGCTATCCTTTATGGTGGACAGATCAAGAAATTGACATCCAATCGTCTGATAATTGCCAAAGAGTTGAATACAAGTATGTACGCATTGATGCCAAAGGACGGGGACAATGGGAAGCTATAGGTGCAAACCGTTGGCTACCAATTAACAGTGAAGAACAATCCCGGACTATTGTTGTGGATGATGGTGCTTATGGTTATTTACAGCCCTATCCCTTTGGATATTTTCGGGATGTTACTGACAATAAACCCATTGCAAAAGAGTCAGACGGTCTGAAAATTGTCGTGATTGGCAGTTCTGTGTCCTTGGGCTATAAAGCTTGGTTATTGAGAGGTTGGGCTTGGTTGTTGGCAGAGGATTTGCAGCAAAAATATGGACATCAAGTAATTAATTTATCAGAATCGGGCGCAAATGTCAGCAGAACGATCGCTCGATTCGCCTCAGTTGTCACCCCAGAACAACCGGATATAGTAATTATTGCCTTATCTTTGGGTAACGAAGGGTTAGCTTATTGCCCTCCTCACGAACGCCGCGCAGTACAGCGACGTTTTGAAAGTGGCTTGCAGCAGTTGGTAAAAATGACCCGGAAACTGGGCGCACGTCCAATTTTAGGAGGGGTCTATCCCAATGGCGATTTTTCCCCTGAACATCATTGGTTGTTGAAAGATACACACAACCGAATGTTGAATTGGGGTGTGCCGGTTTTGGATTGGTTAGCACCATTAGATAATGGTCAGGGACGCTGGCAAGAGGGAATATCCTTTGACCCATCTCACCCTAACACCATCGGTCACAACCTGATGTATGAGGCCATAGACCTGCGCTTCTTCCAAATTGAAAAAGACGAATTAGCAAAAGAAAAACAACGCTTCTGGCAACCGAACGAAGTTCCCATCTATCTTGATAACGCAGGTTTCTATATCTGTGCATCTATCGAAGACAAGAGTTTGCGGATTAAAAATCCATCAAAATATAGTTATACCATTGCTGCTTATTGGCAAGAATTACAAACTGTTCTACAAAATAAGGCAGGATTAATCCCCGGTATTTACATTGCCAAAAATACCGAACCAGGAATACTCCCCTTCTTTGCTGTGCAAGAGAATGGAACTATCTCCACAACCCTAAATATTCCCCCTGGCGCTGACTTGGAATATAGTGCGGCTTTCAATCTTTTTGCACCGAATAACTCCCAGGTTTTATTCTATGATGGGCATCTGGGGATTTTACAAAAAGATGAACATCACATCTGGATTATCAACGAATCAGATAATGAGTACAATATCCAGCCGATGTGGACGGAGATCCGCAAAGCATTAAAAGCTATACCATCGGGTGTATATGAAGATCCCCTTCAACCCGATGCACCTTTTCGCACCATGATGATTGGTAAGCATGGGTTAGAAAGTCGGGTGAAAGCGCCACCGAAATCAGCAGTATTTTTGGAATACAAATGCAAATTATCGGATATTAGCCGTGTGGCTATTTTGCCGTTGGGCGATCGCTGTGCCGTCCGCATGATGTTGTATAAGATGGAGTACGATGGTCCAGCTTTTCCCTTTGATTTGACCCGCACGACCAAGATAGCAGATATTGCAGATATCATCGAAAACCGTTTTTATGATATGTGGAATCCTCATTTGCTGCATTACAATTCCGAGGAACACAGAATTTATCATAGCAAATGGGGCGGTCTATCCTTTGCCCATGAAGTTGAGGATACGGAAGACCCTGTTAACGATATGTCTCCCATCCATGAACGGATGCGAGTGCGGTATACGGCACGTTCGGAAAGGTTTTGGTATGCCCTCGATCATTGTGACGAGGTGCTGTTTATTCGCACAGGAATCGCTGACCGAGGTGGAGTAATTGATCTGTTGAATAAGTTGGAAAAACAATCTCAGGGTAAACCTTTTCAACTGTTGATTATTTCTCCCCAATCTGCTGATGAGTTTTCAAATTTGTCTAATGTATTGCATTACAATTTCGAGTTTAATCCTGATCGAATGTATGACGATTTAGGACATTGGATGTATTGTACAGATGTGATGAAAGGGATTTTAGAATCGTTGGGAGTGTCCAGTAAAAACCTGTTTTGGTGTCCACCAAATCCACCGAAGGGGTAA